A part of Maridesulfovibrio hydrothermalis AM13 = DSM 14728 genomic DNA contains:
- a CDS encoding FecR domain-containing protein, producing MSPEANELGSIGVILAANGEVFLRSDSGLRGVESGAIVYKGEELVTGPDSNAEIRFADDTLLSQGADSSIALDDYIFDESDESSSALLFKMSQGTFRMVTGKIAEQNPDRFHIGTPLATIGIRGTTTVHEISPDGAEKHGVEEIHSGKALLIQSIDGGVRLIDSPQALIDIAVSGQMSTVRTMTVQEFESFREIAPSAIQQEQEIREEQQQEDQQDDPQEDQQEAGEDAEGEQQDDGEEAQDGDVQEAAAQGADGGETGLQQLAGEAGVGVFLDSGLDGEGGDGALPGALLGLAQEVFDALADGNVELAQEGLEQLENITTADDILELIEAGTDTEIPPEGEGQTYSSGDGTNWILGTSGNDVWAGSENTDYYKGLPGDDVINGRCGNDVLHGDEGDDTIEGGNGSDTIDGGSGFDFLSFETESYSHGVDVYLGGNSATVAGGAEADIDTFVNIEGVIGSSLGDTISGSSADNTLLGGDGNDVISAIGGNNVLNGESGNDILYGASGSDTLIGGHGADTLYSGAGNTDFTYLQSSDFSSSEAVFNFSHTDDMFKFNSEFFGTVKNYETYAEYGTSSATDPVFVWDSGTDKLYWDSDGAGGAAPLEQIAVVSGDDVLASDIDLVVLS from the coding sequence ATGTCACCTGAAGCGAATGAACTTGGATCAATTGGTGTAATTCTTGCCGCCAATGGAGAAGTTTTCTTGAGGTCTGATTCCGGTTTAAGAGGAGTGGAATCAGGTGCCATTGTGTATAAAGGGGAAGAGCTTGTGACCGGACCGGACAGTAATGCCGAGATCCGTTTTGCAGATGATACCCTGCTTTCACAGGGGGCGGATTCAAGTATCGCTCTTGATGATTATATTTTTGATGAGTCCGATGAATCTTCCTCAGCCCTTCTTTTTAAAATGAGTCAGGGGACTTTCCGTATGGTTACCGGAAAGATTGCCGAGCAGAATCCTGACAGGTTTCATATCGGAACTCCGCTTGCAACTATCGGTATTCGCGGAACCACCACTGTCCATGAAATATCCCCCGACGGCGCGGAAAAACACGGCGTTGAAGAAATTCACAGCGGTAAGGCTCTTTTGATCCAGAGCATTGACGGCGGTGTCAGGTTGATTGATTCTCCACAGGCTTTGATAGATATTGCCGTGTCCGGTCAGATGAGCACTGTACGTACTATGACCGTGCAGGAATTCGAGTCATTTCGTGAAATTGCTCCCTCCGCAATTCAACAGGAACAGGAAATCCGTGAAGAACAACAGCAGGAGGATCAGCAGGATGATCCGCAGGAGGACCAGCAGGAAGCCGGAGAAGATGCTGAAGGTGAACAGCAGGATGATGGCGAAGAAGCGCAGGATGGCGACGTTCAGGAAGCTGCGGCGCAAGGTGCTGATGGTGGTGAAACTGGACTTCAGCAGTTAGCCGGTGAGGCCGGTGTAGGTGTTTTTCTTGATAGTGGACTGGACGGTGAGGGGGGTGATGGAGCACTCCCCGGTGCATTGTTAGGACTGGCTCAGGAAGTTTTTGATGCACTGGCTGACGGTAATGTAGAACTGGCGCAGGAAGGTCTTGAGCAGTTGGAAAATATTACCACCGCAGATGATATACTTGAACTTATTGAAGCGGGGACTGATACGGAAATTCCTCCTGAAGGCGAAGGGCAGACTTACAGCTCCGGTGATGGCACAAACTGGATTCTGGGAACTTCTGGTAATGACGTCTGGGCAGGAAGCGAAAATACCGATTACTATAAAGGTCTGCCGGGCGATGATGTGATCAATGGTCGTTGCGGCAATGATGTGCTGCATGGTGATGAAGGTGATGATACCATTGAAGGCGGCAATGGAAGTGATACCATTGACGGTGGCTCGGGGTTTGATTTTCTGTCTTTTGAAACTGAATCTTATTCCCACGGGGTAGATGTATATTTGGGTGGAAATTCAGCAACTGTTGCAGGTGGCGCTGAGGCAGACATAGATACCTTTGTCAACATTGAAGGTGTTATCGGCAGCAGTCTGGGAGACACTATTTCCGGCAGCAGTGCTGATAACACTTTGCTGGGCGGCGATGGTAATGACGTGATCAGTGCCATAGGCGGAAATAATGTACTCAATGGTGAGTCAGGTAACGATATACTTTATGGAGCATCCGGCTCAGATACTTTGATCGGGGGGCATGGTGCGGATACTCTTTACAGCGGAGCAGGAAATACTGATTTTACTTATCTTCAGTCCAGCGACTTCAGTTCCTCTGAGGCTGTTTTCAACTTCAGTCATACTGATGATATGTTTAAGTTTAATTCGGAGTTCTTTGGAACGGTAAAGAATTATGAAACTTATGCAGAATACGGCACTTCGTCAGCTACCGATCCTGTTTTTGTCTGGGATTCCGGAACAGACAAGCTCTATTGGGATTCTGACGGAGCAGGCGGGGCAGCTCCTCTTGAGCAAATAGCCGTAGTCAGCGGTGATGATGTCCTTGCCAGTGATATTGATCTTGTCGTGCTCTCTTAA
- the traT gene encoding complement resistance protein TraT — MNRNLILKTTVLTIVLAMTLLSGCQSKQRQGMVRDQKTGLLYGSTVSGNLLMDPSQFANPTIKLTIRNTSGDPAINMKAMRTTLENAYRDKGYKITRQGKYSVHLDINLYYSGQISYDVAEEVSLLGGAGGAYLGGRMGQSTDTAIIGAASGAAIGAIVGQYATQDTYTMLADVSIGLVDRNAGKRKYVIEFGDTQIVRDDEDTGYNAYRVRAGTRVAVYAGGDGISQSKIIRGVTLRFRRILQDII; from the coding sequence ATGAATAGAAACTTAATCCTTAAAACGACAGTTTTAACAATAGTACTGGCTATGACACTCCTTTCCGGCTGCCAGAGCAAACAACGGCAGGGCATGGTTCGTGACCAGAAGACGGGCCTGCTCTACGGCTCTACAGTATCCGGCAACCTGCTTATGGACCCGTCCCAGTTTGCCAATCCCACTATCAAGCTCACCATCAGAAATACATCCGGTGACCCTGCCATAAATATGAAAGCCATGCGGACAACCCTTGAAAACGCATATAGAGATAAAGGATACAAGATTACAAGACAGGGAAAATACAGCGTCCACCTGGACATTAATTTATATTACTCTGGACAAATTTCATACGACGTAGCTGAGGAAGTGAGCCTCCTCGGAGGAGCAGGAGGCGCATACCTAGGTGGAAGAATGGGACAAAGCACTGATACCGCCATCATAGGAGCTGCATCCGGAGCTGCTATCGGTGCAATTGTTGGCCAGTACGCAACGCAGGACACATATACCATGCTTGCCGATGTCTCTATCGGTCTGGTCGATAGAAACGCCGGCAAACGTAAATATGTCATCGAATTCGGCGACACTCAGATTGTCCGGGATGACGAAGATACAGGATACAATGCCTACCGCGTGCGTGCCGGCACTCGGGTTGCGGTCTATGCCGGTGGCGATGGCATCAGCCAGAGCAAAATAATCCGCGGCGTAACGCTTCGCTTCAGGCGTATCCTGCAAGATATTATTTAG
- a CDS encoding S1C family serine protease, with protein sequence MQHKILRIVLLAMLIALCSCKTMRSIKSNIKEYATATTPAEQFEKAVDKNDLRRAEKLWLENQEHFLENPDTLAKLEKIASVIKKRFKPRIASATTNISSIKWPARLGQWTLIRLKLNNAQEIIDEIESNEMLLALDQIPDGLEKLKRQHAAKSKLIADDAPARFKKYPVLTADNFFFLYPVALDEEEFLTSQAAFLETKIASSTGNGVPHLVRTYGHILPPETLKTMEGRFFRNLLRRKSGSKKPSLRTIIKAMHEARKLGFPITRIPDCKIAFVRVTSKSMLRDHAIEFGLGFDVDLPVEAKQVEAKGMFNSKTAKDADVVILINETISKLDRRSSALKYQKSKIITGYREVYNNAYDKAQMTVEKHKIKRRELNDRINTNMMFGLIGTAMSIPYMNAAERAEEHYNSALANATQVPRMIDKPIYKDYSYKILTINDAKIASVQYFIIDRRAKTYFENVFDIVQQQRFRVAYGVNDNDPKALEIMTSFKSDSDVRNWEKQPVNIRLSELLDHYLKNESKDKKYRNMAQIQKRIMNNRNKAIKEFHASKYDSDTGNDPRFDSVVQVFNHNTGTGSGFYVTDNIILTNHHVVDRSDFVEVRLHNGMESFGKVIAVDLFRDLALVKIGIRGKPVRFYNKRTIPTGVTLDVIGHPKNYKFSITRGIFSAYRELPSHHLPSKDMTIRYIQTDAAINPGNSGGPLFYKDRLVGVNSWKRTDPATFNLNFAVHYSEVIDFLKQYGIAYRI encoded by the coding sequence GTGCAGCATAAAATTTTACGAATCGTATTGCTAGCTATGCTTATAGCCTTGTGCAGCTGCAAAACCATGCGGTCTATCAAGTCCAATATAAAAGAATATGCAACAGCCACTACTCCGGCTGAACAATTCGAAAAAGCTGTAGATAAAAACGATTTGCGCAGAGCAGAAAAACTCTGGCTTGAAAATCAGGAACATTTTCTGGAAAATCCGGATACACTTGCTAAGCTCGAAAAAATTGCATCTGTCATTAAAAAAAGATTCAAACCCAGAATAGCCTCTGCCACCACCAATATTTCATCCATAAAATGGCCTGCACGCTTAGGCCAGTGGACACTCATTCGGCTCAAACTTAATAATGCGCAAGAAATTATAGACGAAATTGAGTCGAATGAAATGCTTCTGGCCTTGGATCAGATACCAGACGGCCTTGAAAAATTGAAAAGACAACATGCTGCCAAATCTAAACTCATTGCAGACGATGCACCGGCCCGGTTTAAAAAATATCCTGTTCTCACTGCCGACAATTTTTTCTTCTTATACCCCGTTGCTCTGGATGAAGAAGAATTCCTGACCTCACAGGCAGCTTTTCTTGAAACCAAAATAGCTTCATCAACCGGAAACGGGGTTCCGCATCTAGTTAGAACATACGGCCATATACTTCCGCCGGAAACGCTCAAGACAATGGAAGGACGCTTTTTCAGAAACCTTCTGCGCCGCAAATCAGGCAGCAAAAAACCTTCTCTGCGCACAATTATAAAGGCCATGCATGAAGCGAGAAAGTTAGGTTTTCCCATCACCCGGATACCGGACTGTAAAATTGCCTTTGTAAGAGTCACCAGCAAAAGCATGCTAAGAGATCATGCCATTGAATTCGGTCTGGGATTTGATGTGGACTTACCAGTTGAAGCAAAGCAGGTAGAAGCGAAGGGAATGTTCAACTCCAAAACGGCTAAAGATGCAGATGTTGTTATTCTGATTAATGAAACTATTTCAAAGCTGGATAGAAGATCGTCAGCACTGAAATACCAGAAAAGCAAAATCATTACCGGATACCGTGAAGTTTACAATAACGCATACGATAAAGCCCAGATGACGGTTGAAAAACATAAAATCAAACGCCGCGAGCTAAATGACCGCATTAATACCAATATGATGTTCGGCCTGATCGGTACTGCCATGAGCATCCCTTATATGAACGCAGCGGAACGGGCTGAAGAGCATTACAACTCTGCCCTTGCCAACGCCACGCAAGTACCCAGAATGATAGATAAACCAATTTACAAAGATTACAGCTACAAAATTCTCACTATAAATGATGCTAAAATTGCCTCTGTTCAATATTTCATTATTGACCGCAGGGCTAAAACATACTTTGAAAATGTGTTTGATATTGTCCAGCAGCAAAGATTCAGAGTCGCATACGGGGTCAATGACAATGACCCTAAGGCCCTAGAAATCATGACCAGTTTCAAGAGCGATAGCGATGTCCGGAACTGGGAAAAACAACCTGTTAACATAAGACTTTCGGAACTTCTGGATCACTATCTGAAAAATGAAAGCAAAGACAAAAAATATCGTAATATGGCTCAGATCCAGAAACGAATCATGAACAACCGCAATAAGGCCATTAAAGAATTTCACGCCAGTAAATATGACTCTGACACAGGTAATGATCCGCGTTTCGACTCAGTTGTACAAGTTTTTAATCACAACACGGGAACAGGAAGTGGCTTTTATGTCACCGACAATATTATTCTCACCAACCATCACGTTGTTGATAGAAGTGACTTCGTAGAAGTACGGTTACACAACGGAATGGAATCATTTGGTAAAGTTATAGCTGTCGACCTGTTCAGGGATCTGGCCTTGGTAAAAATCGGCATCAGGGGCAAACCGGTTCGGTTTTATAATAAAAGAACCATTCCTACAGGAGTAACCCTTGACGTCATAGGCCATCCTAAGAATTATAAATTCTCCATTACCAGAGGTATCTTCAGCGCCTACAGAGAACTGCCAAGTCATCATCTCCCCTCAAAGGATATGACTATACGCTATATCCAGACCGATGCAGCTATAAATCCCGGTAACTCAGGAGGGCCGTTGTTCTACAAGGACAGGCTGGTAGGGGTAAACTCATGGAAACGCACAGATCCGGCAACCTTCAACCTTAATTTTGCAGTACATTACTCTGAAGTAATCGACTTTCTCAAACAATACGGCATTGCCTACCGAATATAG